The Flavobacterium faecale genome has a segment encoding these proteins:
- a CDS encoding glycosyltransferase family 9 protein: MRLSAMGDVAMTVPVLRALVTQYPEVKLTVVSRPFFKPFFDGIPNLTFFAFDEKEKHKGLFGLVRLYRELNALQIDAFADLHNVLRSKVVRTLFGLSGKKVAAVNKGRDGKKALTRAENKVFEPLPTMFENHQQVFEKLGFAIDLTQPKSPKKAILSADLLKTTQGAENLIGIAPFAQYAAKVYPLDLMQQVINQLAEDPKKTILLFGGGKKEIEILATFAKEKTNVINIAGQFKFQEELQLISNLDLMLSMDSGNAHIAAMLGVKVVTLWGATHPYAGFVPFNQPLTNSLIPDRKQYPLLPTSVYGNKIVVGYEDAMRTIAVETVVDTIQKQLLVTK, translated from the coding sequence ATGAGACTATCCGCAATGGGAGATGTCGCCATGACGGTTCCTGTTTTACGCGCTTTGGTAACTCAATATCCCGAAGTAAAACTGACCGTAGTTTCACGTCCATTTTTTAAACCTTTCTTTGATGGAATTCCGAATCTTACTTTTTTTGCTTTCGACGAAAAAGAAAAGCACAAAGGTCTATTTGGATTAGTTAGATTGTATCGGGAATTAAATGCGTTGCAAATTGATGCTTTTGCCGATTTGCACAATGTCTTGCGATCAAAGGTAGTGCGTACGTTATTCGGTTTAAGCGGGAAAAAAGTCGCTGCAGTAAACAAAGGTCGTGACGGAAAAAAAGCGCTTACTCGAGCAGAGAACAAGGTTTTTGAGCCTCTACCAACGATGTTCGAAAACCATCAACAAGTTTTTGAAAAATTAGGTTTTGCTATTGATCTCACACAACCAAAATCCCCCAAAAAAGCGATTTTAAGCGCCGATTTATTAAAAACGACACAAGGTGCTGAAAACTTAATCGGAATCGCTCCTTTTGCACAATACGCAGCTAAGGTCTATCCTCTAGACTTGATGCAACAAGTAATTAATCAATTGGCAGAAGATCCTAAAAAAACCATTCTCCTTTTTGGTGGTGGGAAGAAAGAAATCGAAATTTTAGCAACTTTTGCAAAAGAGAAAACGAACGTCATTAACATAGCGGGTCAATTCAAATTCCAGGAAGAATTACAATTAATCAGTAATCTTGATCTGATGCTTTCTATGGATTCTGGCAACGCACACATAGCAGCAATGTTAGGCGTGAAGGTAGTTACACTTTGGGGCGCAACCCATCCTTATGCAGGTTTTGTACCCTTTAATCAGCCGTTGACTAATTCTTTAATTCCTGATCGAAAGCAATATCCATTGTTACCAACCTCTGTTTATGGCAATAAAATAGTAGTAGGTTATGAAGATGCTATGCGAACTATTGCTGTAGAAACAGTTGTGGACACGATACAAAAGCAATTACTAGTGACAAAGTAG
- a CDS encoding Uma2 family endonuclease, whose product MAIITQFSDLDLTKEYTYSDYLLWQFSERVELIRGFIKKMSPAPSRNHQTISQNLNWKIYGFFQNHPCSVYVAPFDVRLPIQSAKKDTTIVQPDLCIICEESKLDDRGCNGAPDLIVEILSPNNSKHDLHTKFNLYQESGVKEYWLVEPEERMVLVYTLKNGEYIGLKPFTEGELIKSPLFPDMNIAVEEVFYKA is encoded by the coding sequence ATGGCAATTATAACCCAATTTTCAGATTTAGATCTAACCAAGGAATATACTTATTCTGATTATTTGCTGTGGCAATTTTCAGAAAGAGTTGAGTTGATTAGAGGATTTATTAAGAAAATGAGTCCTGCTCCGAGTAGAAATCATCAAACTATTTCTCAAAATTTAAATTGGAAGATTTATGGTTTTTTTCAAAATCATCCCTGCAGTGTATATGTAGCTCCATTTGATGTTCGTCTGCCAATACAATCGGCAAAAAAAGATACTACTATTGTCCAACCCGATTTATGCATCATTTGCGAGGAGAGTAAATTGGATGATAGAGGTTGTAATGGTGCTCCCGATTTAATTGTAGAGATTTTATCCCCAAATAACAGCAAACACGATTTACACACCAAATTTAATTTATACCAAGAAAGCGGTGTAAAAGAATATTGGCTCGTTGAACCTGAAGAACGTATGGTATTGGTTTACACATTGAAAAATGGCGAATACATTGGACTAAAACCATTTACAGAAGGAGAACTTATAAAAAGCCCTTTGTTTCCTGATATGAATATTGCTGTTGAGGAAGTATTTTATAAAGCATAA
- a CDS encoding DUF6427 family protein, with protein sequence MITSVFRKSTPLNFTLIVILILVFFSIYQIRDVSWVNSTPLIIKKVGILAVVIGSVFMTNFICKKNDLSKDSSYPVLFYLLFFLFFPSLWDNFNLVLANLFVLLALRRLISLHSLKASKEKIFDASLWIFVAALFQFWCILYLALVFISIMFHVARDYRNWLLPFIAMFASIILFFVFAILSDLDVAAYIDKSVATSFSIDYFTNNYQNAALSIYATVAMFFVISVVTTFSSKPSSTHATYKKVIASFFIAVVIFVIAPNKSNDLLIFTMAPLTMMATNHIEIPQLKIKQELVLGVFIACSLFAFFSQL encoded by the coding sequence ATGATAACAAGCGTTTTTAGAAAATCTACACCATTAAATTTCACATTGATAGTAATTTTGATACTAGTATTCTTTTCTATCTATCAAATAAGAGATGTTTCTTGGGTTAATTCTACTCCCTTAATTATTAAAAAGGTCGGAATATTAGCGGTTGTGATTGGATCTGTATTCATGACCAACTTCATTTGTAAGAAGAATGACTTGAGCAAAGACAGTAGTTATCCGGTTTTGTTCTACCTACTTTTTTTTCTGTTCTTTCCGTCTTTGTGGGATAATTTTAATTTAGTATTGGCCAATCTTTTCGTTTTGTTGGCTTTGAGAAGGTTGATATCACTTCATTCTTTGAAAGCTTCGAAAGAAAAAATATTCGATGCTTCGTTATGGATCTTTGTAGCTGCTTTATTTCAGTTTTGGTGTATTTTATACTTGGCGTTGGTATTTATTTCGATCATGTTTCACGTAGCACGTGATTACAGAAACTGGTTATTACCTTTTATTGCCATGTTTGCCTCTATAATTTTATTCTTTGTATTCGCAATTTTGTCTGATTTGGATGTTGCAGCTTATATTGATAAGAGTGTTGCTACTAGTTTTTCTATCGATTATTTTACCAATAATTATCAAAATGCGGCCTTATCTATTTATGCTACTGTAGCCATGTTCTTCGTTATCTCGGTTGTAACTACCTTCTCGTCAAAACCGAGTAGTACCCATGCAACCTACAAAAAAGTAATTGCTTCCTTTTTTATTGCAGTCGTTATTTTTGTGATAGCACCCAATAAGAGTAATGATTTGCTAATTTTTACAATGGCACCATTGACAATGATGGCGACCAATCACATCGAAATTCCGCAGTTAAAAATAAAGCAAGAACTTGTTTTGGGTGTATTCATTGCGTGTAGCTTGTTTGCTTTTTTCTCTCAATTATAA
- a CDS encoding DUF4254 domain-containing protein, producing MFSKLAYSVFEQSIKDYHEFDNVDQPINNPFPKDQFEHLLYLKNWIDTVQWHYEDIIRDPNIDPVAALTLKRKIDASNQERTDMVEYIDGYFLQKYSKVEAKVGAKINSESPAWAFDRLSILALKIYHMHEEATRTEATQEHRDKCQEKLNILLEQRTDLSTAIEDLLTDIESGEKFMKVYKQMKMYNDDELNPILYQGKK from the coding sequence ATGTTTTCAAAACTAGCTTATTCCGTTTTCGAACAAAGTATAAAAGATTATCATGAATTTGATAATGTTGACCAACCTATAAACAATCCTTTTCCAAAAGATCAATTTGAGCATTTGCTTTATTTGAAAAACTGGATTGATACCGTGCAGTGGCATTATGAGGATATTATACGCGATCCAAATATTGACCCAGTAGCAGCTTTGACTTTAAAGCGCAAAATTGATGCATCAAATCAAGAACGTACCGATATGGTAGAATATATCGACGGTTACTTTTTGCAAAAATACAGCAAAGTAGAAGCAAAAGTAGGTGCCAAAATCAACTCAGAAAGTCCAGCTTGGGCATTTGATAGATTGTCAATTCTTGCCTTGAAGATTTATCATATGCACGAGGAGGCTACACGTACAGAGGCTACGCAGGAGCATAGAGATAAATGTCAAGAAAAATTAAATATTTTATTGGAGCAAAGAACAGATCTATCTACAGCAATTGAAGATTTGTTGACAGATATTGAAAGTGGCGAAAAATTCATGAAAGTGTACAAACAAATGAAAATGTACAACGATGATGAATTGAACCCAATTTTGTACCAAGGAAAGAAGTAA
- a CDS encoding RNA polymerase sigma factor codes for MIVEELIKECKKNNPKAQEQIYNLFVKKLFGVCLKYASNYADAQDNLQDGFLIIFRKIEQYSGKGSFEGWCKRIIINNSLQKYKGVHYLEVLDDNIAAVEVDLETNAPPLEYLLGIIQELPHQYRIVFSLYVLDGYSHQEISEMLSISTGTTKSNLHRARHLLKEKIENRNSHPKESSAQ; via the coding sequence GTGATAGTAGAAGAACTTATTAAAGAATGCAAAAAGAACAACCCCAAGGCACAGGAACAAATCTACAATTTGTTCGTGAAAAAGCTCTTTGGGGTTTGCTTGAAATATGCCAGTAACTACGCAGACGCACAAGACAATCTACAAGATGGTTTTTTGATTATTTTTCGAAAAATAGAACAATACTCCGGCAAAGGATCTTTTGAAGGTTGGTGCAAACGCATCATAATCAACAACTCTTTGCAAAAATACAAAGGCGTACATTACCTAGAAGTCCTAGATGACAACATTGCAGCCGTTGAAGTAGACCTCGAAACTAATGCGCCGCCATTGGAATATTTGCTTGGTATAATTCAAGAATTACCGCATCAATACCGCATTGTTTTTAGCCTGTATGTATTAGATGGATACTCACACCAAGAAATCAGTGAGATGCTCTCCATATCTACAGGTACTACAAAATCAAACTTGCACAGAGCACGCCATCTTTTAAAAGAAAAAATAGAGAACCGAAATAGCCACCCCAAAGAATCATCGGCACAATGA
- a CDS encoding lysophospholipid acyltransferase family protein, with protein MKGIKIIFWALWRVWFYVVMAIPIIVMFPFLVLSILSEKGYPYFFKMARIWSKFILIGMGFYYQVKKEYQLDPKKSYMIVANHTSMTDIMLMLAVIKNPFVFVGKAELAKIPLFGFFYKRTCILVDRNSSKSKNEVFTQAQMRLSRGLSVCIFPEGGVPNDESIVLDVFKDGAFRLALEHQIPILPITFADNKKRFSYTFFSGSPGIMRAKIHTPIATEGKTLLDRKALREETWQVIHNQLLVFNTKTDNSPQSINLEKPV; from the coding sequence ATGAAAGGTATAAAAATTATTTTTTGGGCACTTTGGAGAGTTTGGTTTTACGTAGTCATGGCCATTCCTATTATTGTGATGTTCCCTTTTTTGGTGCTATCCATCCTTTCAGAAAAGGGGTATCCCTACTTTTTTAAAATGGCTCGAATATGGTCCAAATTTATCTTGATCGGAATGGGTTTTTATTATCAAGTCAAAAAAGAGTACCAACTGGATCCTAAAAAAAGCTACATGATTGTTGCCAATCATACCTCTATGACCGATATTATGTTGATGCTGGCCGTGATCAAAAACCCTTTTGTATTTGTCGGAAAAGCAGAGTTAGCAAAGATTCCGCTTTTTGGATTTTTCTACAAACGCACTTGTATATTGGTAGATAGAAATAGTTCGAAAAGTAAAAACGAAGTCTTCACCCAGGCACAAATGAGGTTGAGTAGGGGATTGAGTGTTTGCATTTTTCCTGAAGGCGGTGTACCAAATGACGAATCAATTGTACTCGACGTATTCAAAGATGGTGCATTCCGATTGGCACTAGAACACCAAATTCCGATTCTACCTATCACTTTTGCCGACAATAAAAAACGATTCTCCTATACTTTTTTTAGTGGAAGCCCAGGGATTATGCGTGCCAAAATACACACACCTATAGCAACCGAAGGCAAAACGCTTTTGGATCGCAAAGCATTGCGCGAAGAGACTTGGCAAGTAATTCACAACCAGCTTTTGGTCTTTAATACTAAAACTGATAACTCACCCCAGAGTATAAACCTAGAAAAACCGGTTTAA
- the upp gene encoding uracil phosphoribosyltransferase — protein MKIHHLSENNTVLNHFLAQIRNVNVQKDRLRFRRNIERIGEIMAYEISKELEYKSVAVTTPLGTKDTTEIKHPIVVASILRAGLPFHQGILNIFDEADNGFISAGRYTIDGGDAFEIKVEYEAMASISSKYVLLVDPMLATGQSIVAVFNKLIEKGYPQEIHLAVVIAAPEGIALLEKELPENCHLWIAAIDEKLNDHFYIVPGLGDAGDLAYGSKL, from the coding sequence ATGAAAATTCACCATTTATCTGAGAACAATACCGTCTTAAATCATTTTTTAGCACAAATAAGAAACGTTAATGTGCAAAAAGATCGCTTGCGTTTTAGACGTAATATTGAACGTATTGGTGAAATTATGGCCTACGAAATCAGTAAAGAACTAGAATACAAATCGGTAGCAGTAACTACACCGCTAGGAACTAAGGACACTACCGAAATTAAACATCCAATCGTAGTTGCCTCTATATTAAGAGCAGGATTGCCTTTTCATCAAGGTATCTTGAATATTTTTGACGAAGCAGACAATGGTTTTATCTCGGCTGGCCGTTATACTATTGATGGTGGAGATGCATTCGAAATTAAAGTGGAATATGAAGCTATGGCCTCAATCTCGTCAAAATACGTGTTGCTAGTCGACCCAATGTTGGCAACGGGACAATCAATTGTTGCTGTTTTTAATAAATTGATCGAAAAAGGCTATCCACAAGAAATTCATCTTGCCGTAGTTATTGCAGCTCCAGAAGGGATTGCTTTGTTAGAAAAAGAACTTCCGGAAAATTGCCACCTTTGGATTGCAGCGATTGACGAAAAACTGAATGATCACTTTTATATTGTTCCTGGTCTAGGTGATGCAGGTGATCTTGCGTACGGTTCTAAATTATAA
- the trpS gene encoding tryptophan--tRNA ligase: protein MAKILTGVQSTGTPHLGNLLGAIIPAIELSKKPENESFLFIADLHSITQIKDGETLSNNTYSTAAAWLACGLDVEKVTFYRQSDVPQTAELTWYLSCFFPFQRLTLAHSFKDKADRLEDVNAGLFSYPMLMAADILLYDAEIVPVGKDQMQHLEITRDVASRFNHQMGETFVLPEGKIQEDGMLIPGTNGGKMSKSANNIINIFLDDKALRKQVMSIETDSTPLEDPKNPDTCNCFAIYSLLANTEQIATMKANYLAGNYGYGHAKQALFELIVATFKTEREKYTYYMNNLDEVDALLQKGADKASVIATGILNKVRAKLGFKVQ, encoded by the coding sequence ATGGCAAAAATACTTACGGGTGTACAAAGCACCGGAACACCACATTTAGGCAATTTACTAGGGGCAATTATTCCTGCAATTGAATTATCAAAAAAACCAGAAAATGAATCCTTTTTGTTTATCGCCGATTTGCATTCGATTACTCAAATAAAAGATGGCGAAACGTTGAGCAACAATACCTACAGCACTGCTGCGGCTTGGTTGGCCTGCGGATTAGATGTTGAAAAAGTTACTTTTTACAGACAGTCAGACGTGCCACAAACAGCGGAATTAACTTGGTATTTAAGTTGCTTTTTTCCGTTTCAACGATTGACATTGGCGCATTCTTTTAAAGATAAAGCCGACCGTTTGGAAGATGTAAACGCGGGATTGTTTAGCTACCCGATGCTTATGGCTGCTGACATTTTATTGTACGATGCCGAAATAGTGCCAGTAGGTAAAGACCAAATGCAACACCTTGAAATTACTCGTGATGTAGCGTCTCGTTTTAATCACCAAATGGGTGAAACGTTTGTATTGCCAGAAGGTAAAATTCAAGAAGATGGCATGCTTATACCTGGAACAAATGGAGGAAAAATGAGCAAATCTGCCAATAACATCATTAATATTTTCTTGGACGATAAAGCACTTCGCAAACAAGTGATGTCTATAGAAACAGATAGCACTCCACTTGAAGACCCTAAAAATCCAGATACTTGCAATTGTTTTGCTATTTATTCGCTGCTTGCTAACACAGAACAAATTGCAACAATGAAAGCAAATTACTTAGCTGGTAATTATGGCTATGGTCACGCCAAACAAGCCTTGTTTGAATTGATTGTAGCAACTTTTAAAACAGAAAGAGAGAAATATACCTACTATATGAATAACCTAGACGAAGTAGATGCTTTATTGCAAAAAGGTGCTGACAAAGCTTCTGTAATTGCTACTGGGATTTTGAATAAAGTTAGAGCAAAATTAGGCTTTAAAGTGCAATAA
- the recA gene encoding recombinase RecA, with amino-acid sequence MSSEKEAKLKALQLTLDKLDKTYGKGTVMKMGDKAIVEVETISSGSLGIDLALGVGGYPRGRIIEIYGPESSGKTTLTLHAIAEAQKAGGIAAFIDAEHAFDRGYAEKLGVDIENLIISQPDNGEQALEIAENLIRSGAIDIVVIDSVAALTPKSEIEGEMGDSKMGLHARLMSQALRKLTGTISKTNCTVFFINQLREKIGVMFGNPETTTGGNALKFYASVRLDIRRSTQIKDGDNVLGNRTKVKIVKNKVAPPFKTAEFDIMYGEGVSKTGEILDLAVEFEIVKKAGSWFSYGDTKLGQGRDAVKSLIKDNPELADELEEKIKTRIKELANES; translated from the coding sequence ATGAGTTCAGAGAAAGAAGCCAAATTAAAAGCGTTGCAATTAACGCTTGATAAATTAGACAAAACCTACGGAAAAGGTACGGTGATGAAGATGGGGGACAAAGCAATTGTGGAAGTCGAAACCATTTCTTCAGGTTCTTTGGGTATCGATTTAGCCTTAGGAGTAGGCGGTTACCCAAGAGGTCGTATCATTGAAATTTATGGTCCAGAATCTTCTGGTAAAACAACTTTGACACTTCACGCGATTGCTGAAGCTCAAAAAGCAGGCGGAATCGCTGCTTTTATTGATGCTGAGCACGCTTTTGATAGAGGATATGCAGAAAAATTAGGCGTTGATATTGAGAATTTAATCATCTCACAACCTGATAACGGGGAGCAAGCCCTTGAAATTGCCGAGAACTTAATTCGTTCTGGAGCAATTGATATCGTGGTTATTGACTCGGTTGCTGCTTTGACACCAAAGAGTGAGATTGAAGGTGAAATGGGAGATTCAAAAATGGGATTACATGCTCGTTTGATGTCTCAAGCTTTACGTAAATTAACAGGAACAATTAGTAAAACAAACTGTACTGTTTTCTTCATCAACCAGTTGAGAGAGAAAATTGGAGTAATGTTTGGAAATCCAGAAACAACTACGGGTGGTAATGCCTTGAAGTTTTATGCTTCGGTACGTTTGGATATTCGTCGTTCGACTCAAATTAAAGATGGCGACAACGTTCTTGGAAACAGAACGAAAGTTAAAATCGTAAAAAATAAAGTTGCACCACCTTTCAAAACGGCAGAATTTGATATTATGTACGGTGAAGGAGTTTCAAAAACAGGTGAAATTTTAGACTTAGCAGTTGAATTCGAAATCGTGAAAAAAGCGGGATCATGGTTCAGCTACGGAGACACCAAATTGGGTCAAGGTCGTGATGCTGTGAAAAGCTTAATCAAAGACAATCCTGAATTGGCGGATGAACTAGAAGAAAAAATCAAAACAAGAATCAAAGAATTAGCAAACGAAAGTTAA